One Longimicrobiales bacterium DNA window includes the following coding sequences:
- the rpsO gene encoding 30S ribosomal protein S15: MAIVKEETIKKYQLHENDRGSAPVQIALLTERLNDLRSHFDAHKKDHHSRRGLLKMVGRRRRLLEYYKRMDLEGYRGLIKDLGLRH; encoded by the coding sequence ATGGCGATCGTCAAGGAAGAAACAATCAAGAAGTACCAACTCCACGAGAACGATCGTGGAAGCGCCCCGGTCCAGATCGCGCTCCTCACCGAACGCCTCAACGATCTGCGGAGCCACTTCGACGCGCACAAGAAGGATCATCACAGCCGTCGCGGCCTGCTGAAAATGGTAGGACGTCGCCGTCGCCTCCTCGAATACTACAAGCGCATGGACCTCGAAGGGTACCGCGGGCTGATTAAGGACCTCGGCCTGAGACACTAG
- the rimP gene encoding ribosome maturation factor RimP: MRAVAKVERDLEARVEDLGYELVELRWGGSKRRPQLQLRIDRPDSLPGEGVNVDDCAVVSRALEAWLDEHEGLSERYVLEVSSPGLDRPLTKSQDFERFRGEKIAVNGDGVLADRATRLEGELLGLEKKEGEAEAVVLRLANGDEVTVPRSKIRKAHLVFTWK, from the coding sequence ATGCGCGCTGTAGCGAAAGTTGAGCGTGACCTCGAAGCCAGGGTGGAAGACCTCGGCTACGAGCTCGTTGAACTGCGCTGGGGTGGCAGCAAGAGGCGGCCTCAGTTGCAGTTGCGGATCGATAGGCCGGACTCGCTACCGGGAGAGGGCGTCAATGTTGACGACTGCGCCGTGGTGAGCCGGGCTCTCGAGGCTTGGTTGGATGAGCATGAAGGGTTGTCTGAGAGGTATGTGCTCGAGGTTTCGTCTCCGGGACTGGATCGTCCGTTGACGAAGTCGCAAGATTTTGAACGATTTCGCGGCGAGAAAATCGCTGTGAACGGAGACGGGGTGCTGGCTGATCGAGCGACTAGGCTTGAGGGCGAGCTCCTTGGATTAGAAAAAAAGGAGGGCGAGGCAGAGGCAGTTGTGCTTCGGCTGGCCAATGGTGACGAGGTGACGGTTCCGCGATCGAAGATCCGGAAAGCGCACCTGGTCTTCACCTGGAAGTGA
- a CDS encoding cation:proton antiporter, translating into MDPLIGPLVLILVALLGARVSFSADRVPPGPRLLLKTGTHFLVIGFALGPAGLGLVTEDATAQLSPFLALGLGWVGFHFGLQLDRTTLRRFPRSHHLFAMGQAAIAFAVFYAGGRIVLDLLDLTTDTSRLLLLGAASTASVSTPAGIAMVSSNFLVKGKVRDLLFFVGSLDAWIGIVALQVTYSLYRPEEISAGLPLTPQLALIGLATGLGLVCGIVFVWLVRVRPPGEELVLFLLGMCAFAAGAALQWGVSPLFVSVTMGAVVANLGRSTQRILAVLQRWEKMIYVTFLLLAGALLQVPTWWVFPLALGYAALRFVAKSAGGAAMATLVTFDHHVPRRVGLGLIPQGGISLTMAVSGVLMYSDLVVRGLDAGATLFTIIVIGVMISELSGPFLTVQLLRRAGEITPRVEQALAEGDADKARREAFRRDTPTG; encoded by the coding sequence ATGGATCCTCTCATCGGGCCACTGGTCCTCATCCTGGTGGCGCTTTTAGGCGCCCGCGTCTCTTTTTCTGCCGACCGCGTTCCCCCGGGGCCCCGCCTGCTCCTAAAGACCGGCACACACTTTCTTGTGATCGGGTTCGCCCTGGGTCCCGCTGGACTCGGTCTGGTGACCGAAGATGCTACCGCCCAACTGTCTCCCTTTCTCGCCCTTGGATTGGGATGGGTGGGATTCCATTTCGGCCTCCAACTAGACCGAACGACCCTACGGCGCTTTCCCAGGAGCCATCACCTATTCGCGATGGGCCAGGCTGCGATAGCGTTTGCGGTGTTCTACGCCGGCGGTCGTATTGTGCTCGACCTGCTGGATCTCACAACTGACACGTCGCGCCTCCTGTTGCTCGGGGCGGCCAGCACAGCCTCGGTCTCGACGCCCGCCGGCATCGCGATGGTCTCATCGAATTTCCTCGTAAAGGGGAAGGTCCGGGACCTTCTCTTTTTCGTTGGGTCACTCGACGCGTGGATCGGCATTGTGGCGCTCCAGGTCACGTATTCGCTGTATCGCCCGGAGGAGATCAGCGCCGGGCTCCCTCTGACACCCCAACTCGCGCTCATCGGGCTTGCTACAGGTCTCGGGCTCGTGTGTGGCATCGTCTTCGTGTGGCTCGTGCGAGTCCGACCACCCGGCGAAGAGTTGGTCCTCTTCCTGCTCGGTATGTGCGCGTTTGCTGCCGGCGCCGCCCTCCAATGGGGCGTCTCGCCGCTCTTCGTCTCTGTGACGATGGGCGCAGTGGTGGCAAACCTCGGGCGATCCACCCAGCGCATCCTCGCGGTCCTGCAACGATGGGAGAAGATGATCTATGTGACGTTCCTCCTGTTAGCTGGGGCATTACTTCAGGTGCCCACGTGGTGGGTGTTTCCGTTGGCACTTGGATACGCTGCCCTGAGGTTCGTTGCCAAGTCCGCGGGCGGGGCCGCGATGGCGACACTCGTAACGTTCGACCACCACGTCCCTCGTCGAGTGGGCCTTGGGCTGATCCCGCAGGGTGGCATCTCACTGACAATGGCTGTGTCAGGAGTACTGATGTACTCGGACCTTGTCGTCCGGGGCCTAGACGCGGGGGCGACCCTCTTCACGATCATCGTCATCGGGGTGATGATCTCGGAACTCTCCGGCCCCTTCCTAACGGTCCAACTCCTCCGACGAGCCGGTGAGATCACCCCACGGGTTGAGCAAGCGCTGGCGGAGGGCGACGCAGACAAAGCGCGGCGTGAGGCATTCCGACGCGACACGCCGACGGGTTAG
- the infB gene encoding translation initiation factor IF-2 has translation MRVIELAQELKVDVGALIALLRQMGIPVSDADAEITSGQHAKVLAKVERERRAGHEDPSEAIQAAMGESAAPATRRRRRRKVEETPEPEPTEEAPLEAEAEAEGEEAGGQESVEAVPESVDIDVVTESEAEVEVEVEEVATAEPPAAEKTAEPETAEAEEVVVEVEVEADPVEAVPASEAAAPAAADTPAPARLGAPDGAVRTIRRPTPAPAASAGPGGQVRIQASGYTPDGRREQKDKGKKSRKKGVDQNSVQSNIQRVMAEIKGGGKKRRRKKGRISAEEAEAQEAQHAEEQERERTTVRVNEFLTVAELSELVDVSSTEIIGSAFKNLGLLVTINQRLDFDQIELLLDAFNFTAVKEEAYEAEEVVDVILDAPESLEPRWPVVTVMGHVDHGKTLLLDRIRETNVVAGEAGGITQHIGAYHVELPDGRSVAFLDTPGHAAFTAMRARGADITDVVILIVAADDSVMPQTIEAISHAKNAGVPLIVAINKCDLPAADPMRVKQELLQHSINVEDFGGDVMVSEISAKTGQGIDELLDKVLLQAEMLELTANPNREGTGTVVEAQLDVGKGAVVTVLVQAGTLKVGDSFICGMFDGRVRAMLDERGHPIEAAGPSTPVQVLGAGGVPQAGDWFQAMEADKAAEIAGTRQRLDREKQLRIRERGVKLGDFGALAARGQLSTLPLVIKGDVDGSVQALSDSLEALGTKEVQVEIIHSGVGAINESDVLLAQTAGAVIIGFRVRPQTAARLQAEREDVEINVYEVIYEAVDEITAALEGLLSPEKRETVEGSAEVREVFKVSKVGTIAGSYVTDGRIDRKGHGRVVREGIVVYDGAISSLKRFKDDVKEVRESFECGIGILNFNDLKVGDVIECYTIEEFARTLAQTR, from the coding sequence ATGCGGGTTATTGAGCTAGCGCAGGAACTAAAAGTCGACGTGGGGGCGCTTATCGCCTTGCTGCGCCAGATGGGTATTCCTGTCTCGGATGCGGACGCGGAGATCACCAGTGGCCAGCATGCCAAGGTGCTCGCGAAGGTAGAGCGGGAACGGCGCGCGGGGCATGAAGATCCCTCTGAGGCGATTCAAGCGGCCATGGGGGAGTCTGCAGCGCCGGCGACTCGCCGCCGCCGCCGCCGCAAGGTCGAAGAAACGCCCGAACCAGAGCCCACCGAGGAGGCTCCGCTCGAAGCGGAGGCTGAGGCGGAAGGCGAAGAGGCTGGGGGCCAAGAGTCCGTCGAGGCTGTGCCCGAGTCGGTCGATATTGATGTCGTCACGGAATCCGAGGCTGAAGTCGAAGTCGAGGTGGAAGAAGTAGCGACTGCGGAACCTCCTGCGGCTGAAAAGACGGCTGAGCCGGAAACCGCCGAAGCTGAAGAAGTAGTCGTCGAGGTCGAGGTTGAGGCTGACCCCGTCGAGGCCGTTCCTGCGAGTGAAGCCGCGGCCCCGGCCGCCGCCGACACACCTGCGCCCGCGAGACTTGGCGCTCCGGATGGTGCGGTCCGCACGATTCGTCGCCCGACTCCGGCTCCTGCAGCCAGCGCGGGTCCCGGCGGGCAGGTTCGCATTCAAGCCTCGGGGTATACCCCTGACGGACGACGTGAGCAGAAGGACAAAGGCAAGAAGAGCCGAAAGAAGGGCGTCGATCAGAATTCCGTGCAGTCCAATATCCAGCGGGTCATGGCCGAGATCAAAGGCGGCGGTAAGAAGCGTCGTCGCAAGAAGGGCCGGATCTCTGCCGAGGAGGCCGAGGCGCAGGAGGCGCAGCATGCCGAGGAGCAGGAGCGCGAGCGCACCACGGTTCGTGTCAATGAGTTCCTGACGGTCGCTGAATTGTCAGAGCTCGTCGATGTTTCGTCGACCGAGATCATCGGGTCTGCGTTCAAGAACCTCGGGTTGCTCGTCACAATCAATCAACGTCTGGACTTCGACCAGATCGAACTGCTGCTCGACGCGTTCAACTTCACCGCGGTGAAAGAAGAAGCGTACGAGGCCGAAGAAGTCGTTGACGTCATTCTAGACGCTCCCGAGTCTCTCGAGCCGCGTTGGCCGGTCGTTACGGTGATGGGTCACGTCGATCACGGTAAGACGCTCCTCCTCGACCGCATCCGAGAGACGAACGTGGTTGCCGGTGAGGCTGGCGGCATCACGCAGCACATTGGTGCGTATCACGTCGAATTGCCGGACGGCCGCAGTGTCGCTTTCCTCGATACGCCCGGTCACGCCGCGTTTACCGCTATGCGTGCTCGCGGTGCGGACATCACCGACGTGGTCATCTTGATCGTTGCGGCAGACGACTCCGTCATGCCTCAGACGATCGAGGCGATCAGTCACGCCAAGAACGCCGGTGTGCCTCTCATCGTTGCGATCAACAAGTGTGATCTGCCGGCTGCGGATCCGATGCGGGTGAAGCAGGAACTCCTGCAGCACTCGATCAATGTTGAGGACTTCGGTGGTGACGTCATGGTCTCCGAGATCTCGGCTAAGACGGGGCAGGGGATCGATGAGTTGCTAGACAAGGTCCTTCTGCAGGCCGAGATGCTCGAGCTGACCGCGAACCCGAACAGGGAAGGCACCGGTACGGTGGTCGAAGCTCAGTTGGACGTGGGTAAGGGCGCCGTGGTCACAGTGCTCGTACAGGCAGGAACACTGAAAGTGGGTGACTCGTTCATCTGCGGCATGTTCGACGGGCGTGTCCGCGCTATGCTCGACGAGCGAGGCCACCCCATCGAAGCCGCCGGTCCTTCCACGCCGGTTCAGGTGCTTGGTGCTGGCGGGGTGCCGCAGGCCGGTGACTGGTTCCAGGCGATGGAGGCCGATAAGGCTGCTGAGATCGCGGGCACGCGTCAGCGTCTGGATCGTGAGAAGCAGCTCCGGATTCGCGAGCGTGGTGTCAAGCTCGGAGACTTCGGAGCTTTGGCCGCACGCGGTCAACTCTCAACGCTTCCCTTGGTCATCAAGGGAGATGTGGACGGTTCGGTTCAGGCGCTTTCGGATTCGCTCGAAGCTCTCGGAACCAAGGAAGTGCAGGTCGAGATCATCCACAGCGGCGTGGGTGCGATCAATGAGTCCGACGTACTCCTGGCGCAGACCGCAGGTGCAGTCATCATCGGCTTCCGGGTCCGTCCGCAGACAGCGGCGCGACTACAAGCCGAGCGAGAGGACGTCGAGATCAATGTGTACGAGGTCATCTATGAGGCCGTCGACGAGATCACCGCAGCGCTCGAAGGACTTCTTTCACCAGAGAAGCGTGAGACCGTCGAGGGTAGCGCTGAGGTCCGCGAAGTGTTCAAGGTCAGCAAGGTCGGGACGATCGCGGGTTCGTATGTCACGGACGGTCGCATTGACCGGAAGGGACACGGTCGGGTTGTTCGCGAGGGAATCGTGGTCTATGACGGTGCGATTTCCTCGCTCAAGCGCTTCAAGGATGACGTCAAGGAAGTCCGTGAGAGCTTCGAGTGTGGAATCGGTATTCTGAACTTCAACGACCTCAAGGTCGGCGACGTCATCGAGTGCTACACCATTGAGGAGTTTGCGCGGACTCTCGCCCAAACGCGCTGA
- the rbfA gene encoding 30S ribosome-binding factor RbfA, which translates to MASKRIARLNEQLKRELSDMIRVQVRDPRVGPVTVTAVDTAGDIGSAKIYVRIIGDEGQVAESVAGLEAAAVFLRHQLGQVLRLRKVPELRFREDRSLDRAQRIEQILSEVISEESSEDEDAAAPSEEQPSEEA; encoded by the coding sequence GTGGCCAGCAAACGCATCGCCAGACTGAACGAGCAGCTCAAGCGCGAATTGTCGGACATGATCCGCGTCCAGGTTCGAGATCCCAGGGTGGGGCCAGTGACCGTAACCGCCGTCGACACGGCGGGTGATATTGGGTCGGCCAAGATCTATGTGCGGATCATCGGAGATGAGGGCCAAGTCGCTGAGTCTGTGGCGGGCTTGGAAGCCGCGGCGGTGTTCCTGCGGCATCAGTTGGGTCAGGTCCTGCGCCTTAGGAAAGTACCTGAGCTTCGATTTCGAGAAGATCGTTCGCTGGATCGTGCCCAACGTATTGAGCAGATCCTGTCTGAAGTGATCTCGGAGGAATCCTCGGAAGACGAAGACGCAGCGGCCCCCTCGGAGGAACAGCCGAGCGAAGAGGCGTGA
- the nusA gene encoding transcription termination factor NusA — translation MANAALIVAAFRDVAATKNLTDDEMTDLVKDGMLAGLGRIYGPTVQAEIDINDITGEFDMVVLRRVVAEVEDSACEISLEEAHWDDETFEVGDVMEIPVNFQEFGRNAVMAVKQRIVQRVRETERERIRDEFTGEVGELLSGEVQQTERGKLVVLLNRSRDADAIIPWKDQNPRERFRQGDPIRAVLKKVDETPKGPRLILSRADPLFVAALFKLEVPEIHQGIVDIREIAREVGGRTKIAVYSSDESIDPVGACVGLKGTRVQAVVSELGGERIDIVPWHPDTEVFARRALAPARVSKVISDVERQVITAIVDEDQLSLAIGRNGQNVRLASQLIGWQLDLYGSREWLEKGQDLALLTVSPEDQYETADFPLSELDLELPTLAALRDAGYDTFLQIIDLERRDFLVIEGLGEPDADRLLQLIDELTVVEGDAAEGEEAAAEEPVGELAEVTAEVDGKESGEEAVAEAPEETDEGEPEA, via the coding sequence ATGGCGAACGCGGCCCTGATCGTTGCGGCGTTTAGAGATGTTGCGGCCACCAAGAACCTGACCGACGACGAGATGACCGATCTCGTCAAGGACGGTATGCTTGCTGGCCTCGGAAGGATCTATGGTCCCACCGTGCAGGCTGAAATCGACATCAACGACATCACCGGCGAGTTCGACATGGTGGTGCTTCGTCGCGTCGTAGCTGAGGTCGAAGACTCCGCGTGTGAGATTTCGCTCGAAGAGGCTCACTGGGATGATGAGACCTTCGAAGTCGGAGACGTCATGGAAATTCCGGTGAACTTTCAGGAGTTCGGCCGAAATGCTGTGATGGCCGTGAAACAGCGCATTGTGCAGCGAGTTCGGGAAACCGAGCGCGAGCGCATCCGGGACGAGTTCACCGGCGAGGTTGGCGAACTCCTCTCCGGTGAAGTCCAGCAGACCGAAAGGGGCAAGCTCGTCGTTTTACTGAATCGTTCCAGGGATGCCGATGCGATCATCCCGTGGAAAGACCAAAATCCGCGCGAGCGTTTCCGTCAGGGTGATCCGATCCGTGCGGTGCTTAAGAAAGTAGACGAGACGCCGAAGGGCCCTCGTCTGATCTTGTCCCGGGCCGATCCTCTGTTCGTTGCTGCGCTCTTTAAGCTCGAGGTCCCTGAGATCCATCAGGGTATCGTCGACATTCGGGAGATCGCTCGAGAGGTCGGTGGGCGCACGAAGATCGCGGTGTACAGCTCTGACGAGTCGATCGATCCTGTGGGCGCCTGCGTAGGGCTCAAGGGTACTCGGGTCCAGGCGGTTGTTTCCGAGTTGGGCGGTGAGCGAATCGATATCGTGCCGTGGCATCCGGACACCGAAGTCTTCGCCCGTCGGGCTTTGGCCCCCGCTCGGGTGTCTAAGGTCATCAGTGACGTCGAGCGTCAGGTCATCACTGCGATCGTGGACGAGGATCAGCTCTCGCTGGCGATCGGACGAAACGGACAAAATGTGCGACTCGCGTCTCAGCTAATCGGGTGGCAGCTGGACCTCTACGGGTCGCGTGAGTGGCTCGAAAAGGGCCAGGACTTGGCCCTCCTTACAGTGTCCCCTGAAGATCAGTATGAGACTGCGGATTTCCCGCTTTCTGAGCTGGATCTGGAGCTTCCGACTCTGGCGGCTCTCCGGGACGCTGGATATGATACTTTTTTGCAGATCATTGACCTGGAGCGTCGGGATTTCCTTGTGATTGAAGGACTTGGCGAGCCGGACGCCGATCGACTCTTACAGTTGATCGACGAGTTGACGGTCGTCGAGGGCGATGCGGCTGAGGGCGAGGAAGCGGCGGCTGAAGAGCCAGTGGGTGAGCTTGCAGAAGTGACGGCCGAGGTTGATGGAAAGGAGTCCGGGGAAGAGGCGGTAGCCGAAGCCCCGGAGGAGACGGATGAAGGAGAGCCAGAGGCCTAG
- a CDS encoding DUF503 domain-containing protein yields the protein MVVASLTWDLALPGCSSLKEKRSVVRSLRDRLAHKFNVSVAETAHQDVHARAQVTVALVASDGRLAESMLDKLDHFVEEYSGALITSVRRESY from the coding sequence ATGGTTGTGGCTTCGTTGACGTGGGACTTGGCGTTGCCAGGCTGTAGCTCGTTGAAGGAGAAACGCTCTGTGGTACGTTCTCTTCGGGACCGGTTGGCGCACAAGTTCAACGTGTCGGTCGCTGAGACTGCCCATCAGGACGTTCATGCCCGCGCCCAAGTCACCGTGGCGCTCGTGGCCTCCGATGGTCGGCTTGCGGAGTCCATGCTCGATAAACTCGACCACTTCGTTGAAGAGTACAGCGGCGCGTTGATTACGTCCGTCCGAAGGGAAAGCTACTAG
- a CDS encoding ribosomal L7Ae/L30e/S12e/Gadd45 family protein has product MKESQRPSAFRLLGLARRAGAVAPGTDATRRSIRRGEARLVLVARDASSVQMDKVRKLMVKRPIPQAVLGDRATLGAAIGKGPTSAIAVTDESFAKLLLDYLEAASEVED; this is encoded by the coding sequence ATGAAGGAGAGCCAGAGGCCTAGCGCCTTTCGGCTCTTGGGCCTGGCCCGACGGGCCGGCGCAGTGGCTCCAGGCACGGATGCTACGCGCCGATCAATCCGTAGGGGCGAGGCCCGATTGGTTTTGGTGGCTAGGGACGCTTCGAGTGTCCAGATGGATAAGGTTAGGAAATTGATGGTGAAGCGGCCGATCCCTCAGGCAGTGTTGGGGGATCGAGCCACGTTGGGCGCTGCGATCGGGAAGGGTCCGACTTCGGCGATAGCAGTGACAGACGAATCGTTCGCAAAACTGCTTCTGGATTATCTCGAAGCAGCCAGCGAAGTAGAGGATTAG
- the truB gene encoding tRNA pseudouridine(55) synthase TruB gives MSGNFILPVDKPVGPTSHDIVARARRDLNVPRIGHTGTLDPFASGLLLLCVGRATRLAEYLTGLAKGYEAVARLGVSTDTEDHQGEIVEERSGWESLTEDYIRAAMTDFTGTIDQIPPQFSAKKVDGVRMHERARRGEHVELPARSITVHELELIEFSAPFVRFRTVCSSGTYVRSLARDLGEALGVGAHLTELRRTSIGRFSVTDSVSVDTIQDPGAVDTAAIAPLAAMAHLRTLAVGQDDVTRISHGQKVTVEGEPDGPVAVAFGEDLVAVGEVNDGRLRPKKVFVT, from the coding sequence GTGAGCGGGAACTTCATCCTTCCGGTGGATAAGCCCGTAGGTCCGACGTCTCATGACATCGTTGCCCGGGCTCGCCGCGACTTGAACGTCCCGCGGATCGGACACACGGGCACACTCGACCCGTTCGCTTCGGGTCTGCTATTGCTGTGCGTGGGACGTGCGACGCGGCTCGCTGAATACCTGACCGGGCTCGCGAAAGGATACGAAGCGGTTGCGCGACTCGGGGTCTCGACTGACACGGAGGACCATCAGGGTGAGATCGTCGAAGAACGGTCCGGCTGGGAGTCTCTGACAGAGGACTACATTCGTGCTGCCATGACCGACTTCACGGGGACCATCGATCAGATCCCACCGCAGTTCTCGGCGAAGAAAGTAGACGGCGTTCGGATGCACGAACGGGCTCGCCGTGGAGAACACGTGGAACTCCCGGCGCGGTCCATCACCGTGCATGAACTCGAGTTGATCGAGTTCTCTGCACCGTTCGTGCGTTTTCGCACCGTTTGTTCGTCAGGGACGTATGTGAGGTCTTTAGCGCGCGACCTTGGTGAGGCGCTCGGTGTGGGTGCACACCTCACCGAACTGCGGCGGACGTCTATTGGCCGCTTCTCTGTGACCGACTCGGTTTCTGTCGACACGATTCAGGATCCCGGAGCTGTCGATACCGCTGCGATCGCACCGTTGGCGGCGATGGCGCATCTACGCACGCTCGCGGTGGGACAGGACGATGTGACCCGCATCTCCCACGGCCAGAAGGTCACTGTGGAGGGCGAGCCTGACGGTCCGGTAGCGGTCGCCTTCGGTGAAGATCTCGTGGCGGTGGGAGAGGTTAATGATGGTAGGCTCCGTCCTAAGAAGGTCTTTGTGACATGA
- a CDS encoding bifunctional riboflavin kinase/FAD synthetase translates to MTASVRWEHGPGIPTDRGTVVTVGTFDGVHRGHWAVLQEIRARAALTGRRSVLVTFDPHPLRVVRPDQAPPLLTTPTEKKEILAESGLDYAVFVSFTETLSRYEPRRFVEEILLGRLNVEELVIGYDHGFGRDRSGNADTLREIGVDLGFDVDVVPPVQADSEAISSTRIRSAVAEGRMDEAHRCLGRPYSVRGIVVRGEGRGRELGFPTANLRVDGGGKLIPPAGIYAVRGILKSGTFDGALHLGPRPTFKGSPPSVELFLMDFDADIYGEELRVDFVEYLRPVLPFDSVEALVFQMSADVAKARDVLAIDDNARP, encoded by the coding sequence ATGACCGCCTCGGTCCGATGGGAGCACGGCCCGGGGATCCCGACCGATCGGGGGACGGTTGTGACTGTGGGGACCTTCGATGGTGTGCACCGAGGGCATTGGGCCGTGCTGCAGGAGATCCGCGCGCGTGCGGCATTAACAGGACGGCGAAGCGTCTTGGTAACGTTCGATCCGCACCCGCTTCGTGTGGTCCGACCGGACCAAGCTCCGCCGTTGTTGACGACGCCCACTGAAAAGAAGGAGATCCTCGCCGAGAGTGGCCTCGACTACGCGGTCTTCGTGTCGTTTACAGAGACGCTGAGTCGCTACGAACCACGACGATTCGTCGAAGAAATTCTTCTCGGTCGCCTCAATGTGGAAGAACTGGTCATCGGGTACGACCACGGGTTCGGACGGGATCGCTCCGGAAACGCAGATACTCTTCGGGAGATCGGTGTTGATCTGGGCTTCGACGTGGATGTGGTTCCCCCGGTTCAAGCCGATTCTGAAGCGATTTCCTCGACTCGGATCAGAAGCGCGGTTGCCGAGGGGCGCATGGATGAGGCACACCGATGTCTCGGTCGTCCCTACTCGGTCCGCGGCATCGTGGTTCGGGGCGAAGGTAGAGGAAGGGAACTCGGCTTTCCGACGGCGAATCTGCGCGTTGACGGGGGAGGGAAGCTGATTCCCCCCGCAGGGATCTATGCCGTACGTGGTATTCTGAAGTCTGGGACGTTCGATGGTGCCCTACACCTAGGGCCGCGACCGACCTTTAAGGGCTCGCCTCCGTCGGTCGAGCTCTTCTTGATGGATTTCGACGCGGACATCTATGGGGAAGAGCTGCGCGTGGACTTCGTTGAATACCTGCGCCCGGTGCTCCCTTTCGACAGTGTGGAAGCGTTGGTGTTTCAGATGAGCGCAGACGTCGCCAAGGCGAGGGACGTGCTGGCCATTGACGACAACGCCCGGCCGTAG
- the murA gene encoding UDP-N-acetylglucosamine 1-carboxyvinyltransferase, with protein sequence MGTFAVEGGLRLEGRIRPAGNKNAALPCLAATVLASEPVTLHNIPRIRDVLTFLEIVTSLGADVRWDGPNTVVVDASGVRTGAVDRDLAERIRASLLLAGPLLARFGHVQLPPPGGDVIGRRRMDTHFLAFEALGATVELSGDFTIFADRLAGADIFLDEPSVTGSENAIMAAVGAKGMTRIRNTASEPHVQDLCHLLNAMGARISGIGTHILEIEGVDEIHGAEYTIGADHIETGSFIGLAAVTGSDLIIEGAPIEHLDSTLLGFRRLGINCEIDGTDLHVNGSAEHVVQNDAFGHVPKLDDGPWPAFPADLTSIAVVAATQCKGTVLLHEKMFESRMFFTDKLVGMGASIILCDPHRAVVVGPTPLQAGVVESPDIRAGMALLIAALGAHGTSRIRNIRQIERGYESIDSRLSALGAKIVREDDGSD encoded by the coding sequence ATGGGGACATTTGCGGTCGAAGGGGGACTTCGCCTTGAAGGACGAATCCGCCCAGCCGGTAATAAGAACGCAGCTCTTCCGTGTCTCGCGGCGACAGTGCTCGCATCCGAGCCGGTCACACTGCACAACATTCCGCGCATTCGGGATGTTCTGACCTTCCTCGAGATCGTCACCTCATTGGGTGCTGATGTGCGTTGGGACGGGCCCAACACCGTCGTGGTCGACGCATCAGGTGTGCGAACAGGCGCGGTGGACCGAGACCTGGCAGAGCGCATTCGTGCGTCCCTCCTCTTGGCGGGCCCACTTTTGGCGCGCTTCGGTCACGTCCAGCTTCCGCCGCCGGGTGGTGATGTCATCGGGCGAAGGCGAATGGACACACACTTCCTCGCGTTCGAGGCCCTCGGGGCCACGGTCGAGTTGAGCGGTGATTTCACGATCTTTGCGGATCGGCTGGCCGGCGCGGACATATTCCTTGATGAGCCGTCGGTCACGGGGAGCGAGAACGCGATCATGGCCGCCGTCGGCGCCAAGGGGATGACGCGCATTCGGAACACGGCATCTGAGCCACACGTTCAGGATTTGTGTCACCTCCTGAATGCCATGGGCGCTCGAATCAGCGGTATCGGAACGCACATCCTCGAAATCGAGGGTGTGGATGAGATCCATGGTGCAGAGTACACCATCGGAGCGGACCACATCGAAACGGGATCGTTCATCGGCTTGGCCGCGGTGACTGGCAGCGATCTCATCATCGAGGGTGCTCCAATTGAGCATCTCGACTCGACGCTCTTGGGGTTTCGTCGCCTCGGGATCAACTGCGAGATCGATGGCACCGACCTACACGTCAACGGATCAGCCGAACACGTGGTGCAAAACGACGCATTTGGTCACGTGCCTAAGCTCGACGACGGGCCGTGGCCCGCATTCCCGGCGGACCTGACCTCGATCGCAGTCGTGGCGGCAACACAGTGCAAGGGCACCGTGTTGCTCCACGAAAAGATGTTCGAATCGCGAATGTTCTTCACCGACAAGCTGGTCGGGATGGGCGCCTCCATCATCCTATGCGACCCGCACCGAGCTGTAGTTGTCGGCCCGACTCCATTGCAGGCTGGTGTGGTTGAGAGTCCTGACATTCGAGCGGGCATGGCACTCTTGATCGCCGCACTAGGTGCCCACGGCACGAGTCGGATTCGCAATATCCGCCAGATCGAACGGGGTTATGAGTCCATCGACAGTCGACTGTCTGCGCTTGGAGCGAAGATTGTTCGCGAAGACGATGGGTCTGATTAG